The following are encoded in a window of Microvirga ossetica genomic DNA:
- a CDS encoding sigma factor-like helix-turn-helix DNA-binding protein, with product MATLKQFEEALRTQGMNMALAILEKMRKEEKKTRSIAPARRVSGRKMTPELARKVLELHNTTDMTQQEIAFQLGVNQGRVNEVIRRGKWLTENPNSEEAQARDKAKARMKRMKSEDTPIPRKQPVAKGVEERPKTPKTKPANSAQLSIDDFLNVSSD from the coding sequence TTGGCGACGCTGAAGCAATTCGAAGAAGCGCTGCGCACCCAAGGCATGAACATGGCCCTGGCCATCCTGGAGAAGATGCGCAAGGAGGAGAAGAAGACGCGTTCAATTGCCCCGGCCCGTCGGGTGTCCGGGCGCAAGATGACGCCGGAACTCGCCCGCAAAGTCCTCGAGCTTCACAACACCACTGACATGACCCAGCAGGAGATTGCTTTCCAGCTTGGGGTTAACCAGGGGCGCGTGAACGAAGTCATTCGCCGAGGGAAATGGTTGACCGAAAACCCGAATTCCGAAGAAGCGCAAGCACGAGACAAGGCGAAAGCCCGAATGAAGCGAATGAAGTCTGAGGATACGCCTATCCCTCGCAAGCAGCCGGTTGCAAAAGGTGTTGAGGAGAGGCCCAAAACGCCGAAGACGAAGCCGGCCAATTCGGCACAGTTGTCGATCGACGACTTCCTCAATGTTTCGAGCGATTGA
- a CDS encoding restriction endonuclease: protein MDLTERAALKHVRTLATKRAHMLSPDEYGNVSEDAWDKHLSTFIKKTLLPEFQRRKIDHLFAKDPKRHLSRLRIRINRIIDRYQPAEPAVELDDAMTGREFELYCRNVLQEAGWHAALTPGSGDQGADIIAEKDDRRVVIQCKFYNGTVGNKAVQEAYAAAAFQDAPYAVVVTNSVFTKSAHQLAHKNGVLLMHHTDLPRLDLIVSSGAKPH from the coding sequence GTGGATCTGACCGAGCGGGCGGCCCTGAAGCATGTCCGGACGCTGGCCACGAAACGTGCCCATATGCTGTCGCCAGACGAATATGGGAACGTGTCAGAAGACGCCTGGGACAAGCACCTCTCCACCTTCATCAAAAAGACGCTCCTGCCGGAGTTTCAGCGCAGAAAGATCGACCATCTGTTCGCCAAGGACCCCAAGAGGCACCTGAGCCGCCTCAGGATACGGATCAACCGGATCATTGACCGATATCAGCCGGCTGAGCCAGCGGTCGAACTCGATGATGCAATGACTGGCAGGGAATTTGAACTCTACTGCCGGAATGTCCTACAGGAGGCAGGATGGCATGCTGCGCTTACTCCCGGATCAGGCGACCAGGGCGCTGACATCATCGCAGAGAAGGACGACAGACGCGTTGTGATCCAGTGCAAATTCTACAACGGCACCGTCGGCAACAAGGCGGTGCAGGAGGCCTATGCGGCCGCTGCCTTTCAGGATGCGCCTTACGCGGTGGTGGTGACCAATTCGGTCTTCACCAAATCAGCTCACCAACTCGCGCATAAGAACGGCGTGCTGTTGATGCACCACACAGATCTGCCGCGGCTTGACCTGATCGTAAGCAGCGGGGCCAAGCCCCACTGA
- the repC gene encoding plasmid replication protein RepC, with protein sequence MQLASSGGRRLRHAALAARKLALEAGRTVTRKELSAAARDAGKALDLRPAQRAVLSELVACWGEQEWERLLVWPSNDYLMSRTGLTERAIRRILRQLVDLQLLAPKDSPNGKRYAVKDLAGQVVDAFGFDLTPVYARRGDWAVMLLEQKQLREVRKRAFDEVTICRRATEEALNALAEHFPAIDRSELEDRLKTLQARTPTRSQITLPADLLDAWQLLRTATEETFYEAGNAGLGVRHLETNNDPPSETCNKSFPKKAEAVRQTEQPPEHLSPELILEACPTLSDYPEPIEDVSDIVAAGRYLRGSLGANESAWNEAVAEIGLVRAAVTVIYVLQLYDDDVSSGEGRIKNPGGYFRAMARLVKAGRIDLSVELLAMRRRRMS encoded by the coding sequence ATGCAGCTTGCATCGTCAGGAGGCCGGCGGCTGAGACATGCCGCTCTGGCCGCGAGGAAGCTTGCGCTCGAAGCCGGGCGCACGGTGACGCGAAAAGAACTATCTGCGGCAGCCCGGGATGCCGGCAAGGCCCTCGACCTGAGGCCGGCCCAGCGCGCGGTGCTGTCCGAACTCGTCGCCTGCTGGGGTGAGCAGGAATGGGAGCGGCTGCTGGTGTGGCCGTCGAACGACTATCTCATGAGCCGCACGGGCCTGACCGAGCGGGCGATCCGGCGCATCCTGCGCCAGCTCGTCGATCTGCAGCTGCTCGCGCCCAAGGACTCGCCCAACGGCAAGCGCTACGCCGTCAAGGACCTGGCCGGGCAGGTGGTCGACGCCTTCGGCTTCGACCTGACCCCGGTTTATGCCCGGCGCGGCGACTGGGCGGTGATGCTCCTGGAGCAGAAGCAGCTGCGCGAGGTCCGCAAGCGGGCGTTTGACGAGGTCACCATCTGCCGGCGGGCGACGGAAGAGGCCCTGAATGCGCTGGCGGAGCATTTCCCGGCCATCGACCGCAGTGAGCTCGAGGACCGGCTAAAGACCCTTCAGGCCCGGACGCCGACCCGCTCGCAGATCACCTTGCCGGCTGATCTTTTGGACGCCTGGCAGCTGTTGAGAACTGCTACGGAAGAGACCTTTTATGAAGCGGGCAATGCCGGACTCGGAGTCCGCCACTTAGAAACAAACAACGATCCTCCTAGTGAGACTTGTAACAAGAGCTTTCCAAAGAAAGCTGAGGCGGTTCGTCAAACCGAACAACCACCGGAGCACCTATCACCGGAATTGATCCTTGAGGCCTGCCCCACCCTCAGCGATTACCCCGAACCGATTGAGGATGTGTCCGATATTGTGGCGGCTGGGCGCTATCTGCGAGGCTCGCTGGGGGCGAACGAGAGTGCCTGGAACGAGGCGGTGGCCGAGATCGGCCTGGTGCGGGCCGCGGTGACGGTGATCTACGTGCTGCAGCTCTACGACGACGATGTCTCGAGCGGCGAGGGCCGGATCAAGAACCCGGGCGGTTATTTCCGCGCTATGGCGCGCCTGGTCAAAGCCGGCCGGATCGACCTTAGTGTCGAACTCCTCGCCATGCGGAGGCGTCGAATGTCATGA
- a CDS encoding IS5 family transposase (programmed frameshift): MWTPENRGRYARTGLRYPSDLTDAEWDLVRPFLRRRTRSGPVPERLREILNAVLYVLSTGCQWRALPRDLPPRSTVHGWFVRWHCDGVLERLHFALYQQVRALEGRHASPTAAIVDSQSVKSAEKGGGPIDPIGDDAAKTVKGKKRHLIVDTLGLMLGLNVTPADVQDREGFLPLLTSVRRVFVFLQRLFADGAYSGAATAAAAKRTGKVVLEIVKRSDAAKGFVVVAKRWVVERTFGWLGRCRRLVKDFENLTRTQLAFVQLAMIRLMTRRIARLCQSS, from the exons ATGTGGACCCCAGAGAACCGAGGTCGCTACGCTCGCACAGGTTTGCGCTACCCGAGCGACCTGACGGATGCCGAATGGGATCTGGTGCGACCGTTTCTGCGCCGTCGCACGAGGTCCGGGCCAGTGCCGGAGCGCTTGCGCGAGATCCTCAATGCCGTTCTGTACGTCTTGAGCACAGGCTGCCAGTGGCGGGCTTTGCCCAGAGACCTGCCGCCGCGCAGCACCGTGCACGGCTGGTTCGTGCGCTGGCATTGCGATGGCGTGCTCGAGCGCCTGCACTTCGCGCTCTACCAGCAGGTCCGCGCGCTTGAGGGACGCCACGCCAGTCCCACCGCCGCGATCGTCGACAGCCAGAGTGTCAAGAGCGCCGAAAAAGGGGGAGGCC CTATCGATCCGATCGGCGATGACGCGGCCAAGACAGTCAAAGGCAAGAAGCGTCACCTTATCGTCGACACGCTGGGCCTGATGCTCGGGCTGAATGTGACACCGGCCGATGTGCAGGATCGGGAGGGCTTTCTGCCGCTTCTGACGAGTGTGCGGCGCGTGTTCGTGTTCCTGCAGCGCCTGTTTGCCGATGGCGCCTACAGCGGCGCAGCAACAGCCGCGGCCGCGAAACGGACCGGCAAGGTGGTTCTGGAGATTGTCAAACGATCGGATGCCGCCAAAGGCTTCGTGGTGGTCGCGAAGCGGTGGGTTGTCGAGAGAACCTTCGGGTGGCTCGGTCGCTGCCGCCGGCTGGTCAAGGATTTTGAGAACCTCACGCGCACGCAGCTGGCGTTCGTGCAACTCGCCATGATCCGGCTCATGACCCGCAGGATCGCAAGGCTTTGTCAAAGTTCATGA
- a CDS encoding response regulator produces MARRPLILLIPADRRTGALTQAGLEGYGYDVLVAGTAEEALDLLRVHQRVSVLVVDVEPEKDSDGIALAQTARRSDPSIHVIYTSGAPYKLHERHKVSGAPCLRTPYHPHQLVGVIGQISSRHCLDEYEMHAA; encoded by the coding sequence ATGGCCAGACGACCGCTCATTCTTCTCATTCCTGCAGATCGCCGCACCGGTGCTCTCACACAAGCTGGTCTCGAGGGGTATGGTTACGATGTCCTGGTAGCGGGCACCGCTGAGGAGGCGCTTGACCTCCTCCGTGTACATCAGAGGGTCAGCGTCCTGGTCGTCGACGTCGAACCCGAGAAGGACTCTGACGGAATCGCACTGGCACAAACTGCCCGCCGATCCGATCCGAGCATTCATGTGATCTATACCAGTGGTGCGCCCTACAAGCTTCATGAGCGGCACAAGGTTAGCGGCGCGCCTTGCTTGCGTACGCCATATCATCCGCATCAGCTCGTCGGGGTCATCGGACAGATCTCGAGCCGACACTGTCTTGATGAGTATGAAATGCACGCAGCCTGA
- a CDS encoding DUF736 domain-containing protein, whose product MATIGTFRETDKGSYTGTLKTLTLTVKTHITKSPKSNDQAPDYRIFVGPTEFGAAWLKTSRDGREYLSVRMDDPSFPAPIFASLVEGEGDVFGLIWSRRSGE is encoded by the coding sequence ATGGCGACCATCGGCACCTTCAGGGAAACCGACAAAGGCTCCTACACCGGCACTCTCAAGACACTCACGCTCACGGTCAAAACCCACATCACCAAGAGCCCAAAGTCGAACGATCAGGCTCCCGACTACCGGATCTTCGTTGGCCCGACCGAATTTGGCGCCGCATGGCTCAAAACCTCCCGCGACGGCCGCGAGTACCTCTCGGTCAGGATGGACGATCCGAGCTTTCCTGCTCCGATCTTCGCCTCCCTGGTCGAGGGCGAAGGTGACGTGTTCGGCCTCATCTGGTCGCGCCGATCTGGCGAATGA
- a CDS encoding DUF433 domain-containing protein, whose product MPVIKGTRVLVHDLAASVKAGILRDRILAAYPTIKEHHLDLVVAYAEANPLQRRTSKLPTRPGATLAKPGRISRGIQEYQGHISSSRPRRARNQVGFSCS is encoded by the coding sequence ATGCCGGTCATCAAGGGCACACGGGTCTTGGTCCATGACTTGGCTGCGTCCGTTAAGGCAGGTATCCTGCGGGATCGTATTCTGGCGGCCTACCCCACCATCAAGGAGCATCATCTGGATCTGGTTGTCGCTTATGCTGAGGCCAATCCATTGCAGCGGCGGACCAGTAAGCTTCCAACAAGGCCAGGTGCAACCCTGGCGAAGCCCGGTCGGATATCGAGGGGGATTCAAGAGTACCAAGGACACATATCCTCATCGCGACCGCGACGTGCGAGAAACCAAGTGGGCTTTAGCTGTTCTTGA
- a CDS encoding type II toxin-antitoxin system HipA family toxin — protein MWHVSPSGRLDRLTVFKHVGGGYVPAGEMTFEGSEFLRPGAFQYDQSYLETPGATPLDPLGLPVVSQVFPGVPEAPLALLDAGPEGWGRSVLAMAFEGSVLGAAEFLAAGTTDRTGDLAFGASGEGGPGHWRPDGSQSSGISNQCDDLEALMLAAIAADESDATADQLGMLVRACADVGGARPKVRWRDREGEGIAKFPTWGDKFDDPRIEAVCLDVAESAGLPVPQRRLETFSGRTALLVRRFDRSEDGKPYAYLSMGTLLQEPASSYGTTRTYTDMAAAARAIGIEAPEEQMFRRLLVNAFLHNTDDHLRNHAVINTGEGWELSPVFDVVPYLERKRHVCAPGPGFSPECDPQVAFASHIAFGLAEEQAEAIRDDVVAAVRRLPEFFDRRDVSKADQELLRGLGQQ, from the coding sequence ATGTGGCACGTCTCCCCCAGTGGGCGCCTGGATAGGCTCACGGTCTTCAAGCATGTCGGAGGCGGCTACGTCCCGGCCGGCGAGATGACATTCGAGGGCAGTGAGTTTCTTCGTCCCGGTGCATTTCAATATGACCAAAGTTATCTTGAGACACCTGGCGCAACGCCGCTCGATCCTCTTGGCCTTCCCGTCGTGTCACAGGTTTTCCCAGGTGTCCCAGAGGCTCCACTTGCGCTGCTCGACGCCGGGCCGGAGGGCTGGGGTCGAAGCGTCCTTGCCATGGCCTTCGAGGGATCGGTTCTTGGTGCAGCTGAATTTCTCGCGGCAGGCACCACAGACCGCACCGGTGATCTGGCCTTCGGCGCCTCTGGTGAAGGGGGACCTGGACATTGGCGGCCTGATGGCTCCCAGTCGTCGGGGATCTCCAACCAATGCGACGATCTCGAAGCCTTGATGCTTGCCGCCATCGCGGCGGATGAAAGCGACGCGACAGCCGATCAGCTCGGGATGCTCGTCCGAGCCTGTGCCGATGTTGGCGGCGCCCGCCCGAAAGTGAGATGGCGCGACCGGGAAGGGGAAGGGATTGCGAAGTTCCCGACCTGGGGCGACAAGTTCGACGATCCGCGCATCGAGGCCGTTTGCCTGGATGTCGCGGAATCCGCCGGTCTCCCAGTTCCGCAGCGCCGGCTTGAGACCTTCTCGGGCAGGACCGCTTTGCTGGTGCGGCGCTTCGACCGGTCGGAGGATGGCAAGCCCTATGCTTACTTGAGCATGGGAACGCTGCTCCAGGAGCCTGCAAGCAGCTATGGAACGACCAGAACCTACACCGACATGGCAGCGGCTGCCCGGGCGATCGGCATTGAAGCGCCGGAGGAGCAGATGTTCCGCCGGCTGCTGGTGAACGCCTTTCTGCACAACACCGACGACCATCTGCGCAATCACGCAGTCATCAACACAGGGGAGGGGTGGGAGCTCTCGCCGGTGTTCGACGTCGTTCCGTATCTTGAACGGAAGCGACACGTCTGCGCTCCTGGACCCGGGTTCAGCCCAGAGTGCGATCCGCAGGTGGCGTTTGCCTCGCACATTGCCTTCGGGTTGGCTGAAGAGCAGGCTGAGGCAATCCGCGATGATGTCGTGGCGGCGGTGCGCCGCTTGCCTGAGTTTTTCGATCGTCGTGACGTGAGCAAAGCCGATCAGGAGCTTCTGCGGGGATTGGGGCAGCAATGA
- a CDS encoding AAA family ATPase, protein MTVQDATQPLRAGRDALCLDRTPLTIVQRFPSNLLTKAFIVTTPTDESTLSADELATLIKMHVFGQDAAIDTFAAQAIRRRDTRPADRPLGVFLFAGPDGFGINRIYECLQTTAGVNAVRASFSGAVAAADVLFQVSEAADAPHTVADFYKVDPRSVALLDNIDKANPDIMARLQQAWSTGLLRSSQGDDISIAGGMFLLTTRVASTAIAELARRESDPDRLHIESLKILLDAGFPAPVLTSIDRIVCLRDITLDDHFRSAYRGIAEAVAPHGLALEAGGVDARILIEFMAPLLGGRATAGRVTDEALAACLAEARAQGMTRVRLIQGESGVLVVPAMTPVTGA, encoded by the coding sequence ATGACAGTTCAAGACGCAACCCAGCCCCTGCGGGCCGGGCGGGACGCTCTCTGCCTCGATCGCACGCCGCTCACCATCGTGCAGCGGTTTCCTTCAAACCTTCTGACGAAAGCCTTTATCGTGACCACCCCTACAGACGAATCTACTTTGAGCGCCGACGAGCTCGCCACCCTGATCAAAATGCACGTCTTTGGGCAGGATGCTGCCATTGACACCTTTGCGGCGCAGGCCATCCGTCGCCGCGACACACGTCCGGCGGATCGCCCGCTCGGCGTCTTCCTGTTCGCAGGACCCGACGGTTTCGGCATCAACCGGATCTATGAGTGTCTCCAGACCACAGCCGGCGTCAACGCGGTCCGCGCCTCCTTTTCCGGAGCGGTGGCAGCGGCGGACGTCTTGTTTCAGGTGAGCGAGGCCGCCGACGCCCCCCACACCGTCGCCGATTTCTACAAGGTCGACCCAAGGAGCGTCGCCCTTCTCGACAACATCGACAAGGCTAACCCAGACATCATGGCCCGCCTGCAGCAAGCCTGGAGCACCGGTCTCTTGCGCAGCAGCCAGGGAGATGACATTTCGATCGCGGGGGGTATGTTTCTGCTCACGACAAGAGTGGCCAGCACTGCGATCGCCGAGTTGGCCCGGCGCGAGAGCGACCCGGATCGGCTGCACATCGAAAGCCTCAAGATCCTGCTCGATGCCGGCTTTCCGGCCCCTGTCCTGACGAGCATCGACCGGATTGTTTGTCTCCGCGACATCACGCTCGACGATCACTTTCGGTCGGCTTATCGCGGGATCGCTGAAGCCGTGGCTCCTCATGGTCTCGCGCTTGAGGCGGGTGGGGTCGATGCGCGGATCCTGATTGAATTCATGGCGCCACTTCTGGGCGGGCGCGCCACGGCCGGCCGTGTCACGGACGAGGCGCTGGCGGCTTGCCTGGCCGAGGCTCGGGCCCAGGGGATGACGCGGGTGCGTCTGATCCAGGGCGAGAGTGGTGTCCTTGTGGTGCCGGCCATGACCCCGGTGACGGGCGCATGA
- a CDS encoding type II toxin-antitoxin system PemK/MazF family toxin encodes MRRGDIWTVSGGKDYAGKPRPVVLVQDDSFDGTDSITICAFTTDPTEAPLFRLFVEPSARNGLRAPCHMMVDKITTIPKSKVGARIGRLDDEDLLRLNQAMLVFLGLAVSPRTKPPAERTG; translated from the coding sequence ATGAGACGCGGGGATATCTGGACGGTCTCAGGGGGCAAGGACTACGCGGGCAAGCCGCGGCCTGTTGTCCTCGTCCAGGACGACAGCTTCGACGGAACGGATTCCATCACCATCTGCGCCTTCACCACGGATCCGACGGAGGCGCCCTTGTTTCGCCTGTTCGTTGAGCCGAGTGCGCGCAATGGACTGCGGGCCCCTTGCCACATGATGGTGGACAAGATCACCACGATTCCGAAATCCAAGGTTGGCGCCCGCATCGGCAGGCTCGATGACGAGGATCTTTTGCGACTCAACCAGGCCATGCTCGTCTTTCTCGGACTGGCGGTGTCGCCGCGGACGAAGCCACCAGCCGAACGAACTGGGTGA
- a CDS encoding antitoxin MazE family protein, translating into MAAPAKSRPSREKVRQHRERLRRQGLRPIQIWVPDMRAPAFKSEAHRQSVAVAASGHARDDQAFIDAVSDWDDE; encoded by the coding sequence ATGGCCGCGCCAGCAAAATCCAGACCGTCCCGCGAGAAGGTGCGTCAGCATCGTGAGCGTCTGCGCCGACAAGGGCTGCGCCCGATCCAGATCTGGGTGCCCGATATGCGCGCGCCCGCCTTCAAGTCCGAGGCTCATCGTCAGTCCGTGGCGGTCGCCGCCAGCGGGCATGCCAGGGACGACCAGGCGTTTATCGATGCCGTGTCAGACTGGGACGATGAATGA
- a CDS encoding type II toxin-antitoxin system PemK/MazF family toxin: MRRGENWTVSGGKNYAGKPRPVVVVQDDSFDGTDSITNCVFTTDPTEAPLFRLPVEPSARNGLRTACRMMVDKITTVPKSKMGA; the protein is encoded by the coding sequence ATGAGACGGGGAGAGAACTGGACGGTCTCCGGAGGCAAGAATTACGCGGGCAAGCCACGTCCTGTCGTCGTGGTCCAGGACGACAGCTTCGACGGAACAGATTCGATCACGAACTGCGTCTTCACCACGGACCCGACCGAAGCCCCCTTATTCCGCCTTCCGGTAGAGCCGAGCGCGCGCAACGGCCTGCGCACTGCCTGCCGCATGATGGTCGACAAGATTACCACGGTCCCGAAATCGAAGATGGGCGCCTAG
- a CDS encoding DUF3572 domain-containing protein, with protein sequence MTETFQGRVIAGRGDAESIAIQVLNFIVVDVDRIIQFLNITGLQPETIRASARSSQFLLGVLEYVAKDDDLLKAIDHELKIRPAAILAAIVHLSPEPEEKPLDKKVASTPQLPRRNLFQ encoded by the coding sequence ATGACCGAGACATTCCAAGGAAGGGTTATTGCAGGCCGAGGCGATGCCGAGAGTATCGCCATCCAAGTCCTGAACTTCATCGTCGTGGATGTCGATCGGATCATCCAGTTCCTCAATATCACTGGGCTCCAGCCTGAGACGATCCGCGCGTCGGCAAGATCATCGCAATTCCTGCTGGGCGTCCTTGAGTATGTGGCAAAGGACGATGACCTCCTGAAGGCGATCGATCACGAGCTAAAGATTCGGCCAGCCGCGATCCTGGCGGCTATCGTGCATCTGTCGCCGGAGCCCGAGGAAAAGCCGCTCGATAAGAAAGTCGCTTCAACTCCTCAACTGCCGAGGCGCAACCTGTTCCAATAA
- a CDS encoding PIN domain-containing protein — protein MYLVDTNVISARAPSKSFPPDELVRWMDAMSPKLFISVVTTGEVIAGIVKALREGATTKASNLEAWWAAVEHLYGPRILPFDGAAARAAGRLLDKARSIGQSPGWADVAIAGTAKAHGLTVLTRNLKHFEPLGIACLDPFRQLPSLP, from the coding sequence GTGTATCTGGTCGACACGAACGTTATTTCCGCCAGAGCACCATCCAAAAGCTTCCCTCCAGACGAACTCGTCAGGTGGATGGATGCCATGTCCCCAAAGCTGTTTATCTCGGTTGTCACAACAGGAGAGGTGATCGCGGGCATTGTAAAAGCTCTACGTGAAGGAGCCACGACAAAGGCCAGCAATCTGGAAGCATGGTGGGCCGCGGTCGAACATCTTTACGGACCTCGCATCCTGCCTTTTGATGGCGCGGCGGCCAGGGCTGCCGGACGGCTTCTCGACAAGGCTCGCAGCATTGGTCAATCGCCTGGATGGGCGGATGTTGCCATCGCCGGCACGGCGAAGGCTCATGGGCTCACAGTGCTGACGCGTAATCTGAAGCATTTCGAGCCGCTCGGTATTGCTTGCCTTGATCCATTCAGACAGCTTCCATCGCTTCCTTGA
- a CDS encoding type II toxin-antitoxin system Phd/YefM family antitoxin — protein sequence MHEVQLKDAKASLSAIVDRAAAGEEIVITRHGRKEAVLISWDEFRRLSTVPSFGKLLMSAPIEEGDLPERHEPPHRSEEF from the coding sequence ATGCACGAGGTTCAGCTCAAGGACGCTAAGGCATCTCTGTCCGCCATCGTTGACCGCGCAGCCGCCGGTGAAGAGATCGTGATCACCCGCCACGGTCGAAAGGAAGCGGTTCTCATTTCCTGGGACGAGTTTCGGCGCCTTTCGACCGTTCCGTCGTTTGGTAAGCTGCTCATGTCAGCGCCGATCGAAGAAGGCGACCTTCCCGAGCGGCACGAGCCCCCGCATCGGTCTGAGGAGTTTTAG
- a CDS encoding hemolysin III family protein — protein MNLHRPTAGRFEYDRAELWAIAMPGCFDRFSIILYLLIGWSGIVLWDDILTFPIVTLWLLGAGALLYTTGVIFHVWESLRFQNAIWHAFVLLATACHYGAVLSAVVLVQDA, from the coding sequence ATGAACTTGCACCGACCAACTGCTGGGCGCTTCGAGTATGATCGTGCTGAACTCTGGGCCATTGCGATGCCGGGGTGCTTCGATCGCTTTTCGATCATTCTCTACCTTTTGATCGGCTGGAGCGGCATCGTCCTGTGGGACGACATCCTAACATTTCCGATTGTAACCCTTTGGCTGCTCGGCGCCGGGGCGCTGCTCTACACGACCGGTGTCATTTTTCACGTGTGGGAGAGCCTTCGCTTCCAAAACGCGATCTGGCATGCCTTCGTTCTCTTGGCGACAGCATGCCATTATGGCGCGGTGCTATCGGCTGTCGTTTTAGTGCAGGATGCATAG
- a CDS encoding IS630 family transposase, with protein sequence MRGAQAAQAASEKKTLRAAEQERPEIAAEREAYRQQMSELPVERLVFLDESGVTTKMARTHARAPRGQRAYGSIPLGSWQRLTVLGALACEGLVATMSIEASTSTSVLLAYLEQILVPALKRTKPDAILVLDNLRPHRATEVRDLLAQAGIGLLYLPRYSPEFNPIEPAWAKMKERLKAKAPRTLEALEAELKPALDTITAKDARGWIRHAGYALH encoded by the coding sequence CTGCGAGGCGCTCAAGCGGCTCAAGCTGCGTCCGAAAAAAAGACCCTTCGGGCGGCCGAGCAGGAGCGGCCCGAGATTGCCGCCGAGCGCGAGGCCTATCGCCAGCAGATGAGCGAGCTTCCCGTGGAACGCCTGGTGTTCCTCGATGAGAGCGGAGTGACGACCAAGATGGCCCGCACTCATGCGCGAGCGCCACGTGGGCAACGCGCCTATGGCTCCATCCCGCTCGGCTCGTGGCAGCGGCTGACGGTCTTGGGCGCACTCGCCTGTGAGGGCCTGGTCGCTACGATGAGCATCGAGGCCTCGACCTCGACCTCCGTGCTTTTGGCCTATCTCGAGCAAATCCTGGTACCGGCTCTCAAACGCACCAAGCCGGATGCCATTCTGGTGTTGGACAACCTGCGCCCGCATCGGGCCACAGAAGTGCGAGACCTGCTCGCGCAGGCCGGGATCGGGCTTTTGTACCTGCCGCGCTATTCCCCGGAGTTCAACCCGATCGAGCCCGCCTGGGCCAAGATGAAAGAGCGGCTCAAGGCGAAAGCGCCTCGCACTCTTGAAGCTTTGGAAGCGGAACTCAAACCCGCCCTCGACACCATCACCGCAAAGGATGCCCGAGGCTGGATCAGGCATGCCGGCTATGCCCTACACTGA
- a CDS encoding helix-turn-helix domain-containing protein, translating to MPQPYSPDLRERVLVACARGDLPQVEIARRFQVCPATVSNWRRQEREEGRRCPKPHSGGVPSRLDAAALEVLRQLVAEDNDALLREYRERLAERTGVTVCLAVICEALKRLKLRPKKRPFGRPSRSGPRLPPSARPIASR from the coding sequence ATGCCCCAGCCCTATTCTCCTGATCTGCGTGAGCGTGTTCTTGTCGCCTGTGCGCGTGGCGACCTTCCTCAGGTTGAGATTGCCCGCCGCTTCCAGGTCTGCCCCGCCACCGTCTCGAACTGGCGCCGCCAAGAGCGCGAGGAGGGCCGACGCTGTCCCAAGCCGCACAGCGGCGGCGTGCCCTCGCGCCTGGATGCAGCAGCTCTGGAGGTGCTGCGTCAGCTCGTGGCCGAAGACAATGACGCGCTGCTGCGCGAGTACCGCGAGCGCCTGGCCGAGCGAACGGGCGTGACGGTGTGTCTGGCGGTGATCTGCGAGGCGCTCAAGCGGCTCAAGCTGCGTCCGAAAAAAAGACCCTTCGGGCGGCCGAGCAGGAGCGGCCCGAGATTGCCGCCGAGCGCGAGGCCTATCGCCAGCAGATGA